The Deltaproteobacteria bacterium genome window below encodes:
- a CDS encoding ATP-binding cassette domain-containing protein gives MALINLRNLKLGFGNPMLLDGVDLQIERGERLCLVGRNGAGKTTLMRLLSGELKPDGGEITRAPGLKAAILSQEVPKDLQGTVFDIITGGLGDIHGLLAEYHAALSALDGGGEKAMAELERVHHELEAKGSWQAAQRVEAVVSRLRLPDKAEFSELSGGYKRRVLLGRALVAEPDILLLDEPTNHLDMESISWLEDFILGYRGTLLFVTHDRMLMQKAATRIIELDRGRLINWQCGYGEYIERKESLLYAEARENALFDKKLSEEEAWVRQGIKARRTRNEGRVRALIEMRKRRRERRELEGSARIRSQDAELSGRLVIEAKDVSFSYGNGKGPAIEGFSTVIMRGDKVGIIGPNGSGKTTLINLLLGKLKPASGTVRLGSRLEVSYFDQHRAALDGEKTVQENVGEGNDTITIYGKPRHVIGYLQDFLFSPERSRTPVKALSGGERNRLLLAKLFSKPSNLLVMDEPTNDLDIETLDLLENIIVEYAGTVLIVSHDRAFLNNTVTSTIVFENGGLNEYVGGYDDWLSQRPPAIPEKGGRKERQERPKKEKPLKLSFKEDRELKDLPGRIEALEAEQNSLYAAMADPGFYKQGGQKTAEAQTRAGEIEAELKALYSRWEELESRNDAASGRGQV, from the coding sequence ATGGCACTGATAAACCTTAGAAATTTGAAGCTGGGGTTCGGAAACCCCATGCTCCTCGACGGGGTCGACCTGCAGATTGAGAGAGGCGAGCGCCTCTGCCTGGTCGGGCGTAACGGGGCGGGGAAGACAACCCTCATGCGCCTTTTGAGCGGCGAGCTCAAACCGGACGGGGGCGAGATAACGCGCGCTCCCGGGCTTAAGGCGGCTATCCTGTCCCAGGAGGTCCCGAAAGACCTGCAAGGGACCGTCTTCGACATTATCACAGGCGGCCTCGGCGACATACACGGGCTTCTGGCGGAGTATCACGCCGCCCTTTCCGCCCTCGATGGCGGAGGGGAAAAGGCCATGGCCGAGCTTGAGAGGGTCCACCATGAGCTGGAGGCAAAGGGCTCCTGGCAGGCCGCCCAGAGGGTAGAGGCTGTCGTCTCCAGGCTCAGGCTCCCGGACAAGGCGGAGTTCTCGGAGCTTTCAGGAGGATACAAGAGAAGGGTGCTTCTCGGCAGGGCCCTCGTGGCCGAGCCGGATATCCTTCTCCTCGATGAGCCGACAAACCACCTCGACATGGAGTCCATAAGCTGGCTCGAGGATTTCATCCTCGGCTACAGGGGGACCCTGCTCTTCGTCACCCATGACAGGATGCTCATGCAGAAGGCGGCGACGAGGATAATCGAGCTCGACAGGGGACGGCTCATCAACTGGCAATGCGGCTACGGGGAGTACATCGAACGCAAGGAATCCCTCCTTTACGCCGAGGCCCGGGAGAACGCCCTCTTCGACAAGAAGCTCTCGGAGGAAGAGGCCTGGGTGCGCCAGGGCATAAAGGCCCGGAGGACCAGGAACGAGGGCAGGGTAAGGGCATTGATCGAGATGAGAAAGCGCCGCAGGGAGCGGCGCGAGCTCGAAGGGAGCGCCAGGATAAGATCGCAGGACGCCGAGCTTTCAGGAAGGCTCGTAATAGAGGCAAAGGACGTAAGCTTCTCGTACGGGAACGGAAAGGGCCCGGCCATAGAAGGCTTCTCGACCGTCATAATGAGGGGAGACAAGGTCGGCATAATCGGCCCTAACGGCTCCGGGAAAACCACTCTCATCAACCTTCTTCTCGGAAAGCTCAAGCCCGCTTCGGGCACGGTACGGCTGGGGAGCCGCCTCGAGGTCTCCTATTTCGACCAGCACAGGGCCGCGCTCGATGGGGAAAAGACGGTCCAGGAGAACGTCGGCGAAGGGAACGACACAATAACGATATACGGGAAGCCCCGGCATGTGATCGGCTATCTCCAGGACTTCCTTTTCTCGCCGGAGAGGTCGAGGACCCCGGTAAAGGCGCTCTCGGGCGGCGAGAGGAACAGGCTTTTGCTCGCGAAGCTATTCTCGAAACCTTCGAACCTCCTTGTCATGGACGAACCGACTAACGACCTCGACATCGAAACTCTCGACCTGCTTGAAAATATAATCGTCGAGTACGCCGGGACGGTCCTCATAGTAAGCCACGACAGGGCATTCCTCAATAACACCGTCACGAGCACTATCGTATTCGAGAACGGCGGCTTGAACGAGTACGTAGGCGGATACGACGACTGGTTGAGCCAGAGGCCTCCCGCCATTCCGGAAAAGGGCGGGAGGAAGGAAAGGCAGGAGAGGCCGAAAAAGGAGAAGCCATTAAAGCTCAGTTTCAAGGAGGATAGGGAGCTTAAGGACCTGCCCGGCAGAATAGAGGCGCTCGAAGCCGAGCAGAATTCCTTATACGCCGCAATGGCGGACCCCGGCTTCTACAAGCAGGGAGGACAGAAGACCGCCGAGGCACAGACGAGGGCCGGGGAGATAGAAGCGGAGCTAAAGGCCCTTTATTCGAGATGGGAAGAGCTTGAGTCGCGAAATGATGCGGCCTCGGGCAGAGGCCAGGTTTAG
- a CDS encoding response regulator — translation MGSGKEGKSGLNILVVEDNPGDLRLLHEMLETGGLDPQSSFSTAGTLNRAIIEVAGNSFDLIILDLGLPDSDGIATFRSMRTHAAGTPIIVLTGLADEALGMRAVKQGAQDYLVKGQIDGRLLYRSIMYAIERSRLELELKKRVEEIERLNRMLHFERDMEVEDLRREIQRLREREKKAG, via the coding sequence ATGGGGAGTGGAAAAGAAGGGAAGAGCGGCCTGAATATACTCGTAGTCGAGGACAACCCCGGAGACCTGCGCCTCCTCCACGAGATGCTGGAGACCGGGGGACTCGATCCGCAGTCCTCATTTTCCACGGCCGGTACCCTGAACAGGGCCATTATCGAAGTCGCCGGGAATTCGTTCGACCTGATCATACTCGACCTGGGCCTCCCGGACAGCGACGGCATCGCTACGTTCAGGTCGATGCGGACCCATGCAGCCGGGACGCCTATAATAGTGCTGACCGGCCTTGCCGACGAGGCGCTCGGGATGAGGGCCGTGAAGCAAGGGGCCCAGGACTATCTGGTAAAGGGGCAGATAGACGGCCGCCTCCTCTACCGCTCCATCATGTACGCGATCGAGAGGTCCAGGCTTGAGCTGGAGCTCAAGAAGAGGGTGGAAGAGATCGAGAGGCTTAACAGGATGCTGCACTTCGAGAGGGACATGGAAGTGGAGGACCTGAGAAGGGAAATACAGAGGCTGAGGGAGAGGGAAAAAAAGGCCGGCTGA
- the radA gene encoding DNA repair protein RadA: protein MAKEKTIYSCQGCGNTSHKWLGKCPDCGGWNTFLEEKAAPQRKSGPRRPESSGRPEPISELRITEEDRVQTGIAEFDRVLGGGIVPGSAILIGGDPGIGKSTILLQAMSALAGKGLKVLYVTGEESSRQIRLRGERLGAVSGDLLVYPETSLERIIEALREVRPAAVVVDSVQTIYSEALESSPGSVSQVREISARLTSAAKSMEVPVFLVGHVTKEGAIAGPKVLEHMVDTVLYFEGERGHAFRILRAVKNRFGSVMEIGVFEMKEEGLREVSNPSEVFLAERPEGASGSAVVSSLEGTRTILVEVQSLVCPTLFGMPRRTVVGVDYNKVMLLAAVLEKKAGVQLANHDIFIKVAGGLKLEEPAVDLGVLAAIASNYMDTPIEPSTVIFGEVGLAGEVRAISQVEPRIREAAKLGFKRCIMPRDSLKGLKGHGDIVLDGVSTVKEALEGLFSLPVARKGPI, encoded by the coding sequence ATGGCCAAAGAGAAGACTATATACTCCTGCCAGGGATGCGGGAACACGTCACACAAATGGCTCGGCAAGTGCCCTGATTGCGGAGGCTGGAACACATTCCTGGAGGAAAAGGCCGCGCCTCAGAGGAAGTCCGGCCCGAGGCGTCCTGAGTCATCCGGCCGCCCGGAGCCGATTTCCGAGCTCCGCATAACCGAAGAGGACAGGGTCCAGACCGGCATAGCCGAGTTCGACAGGGTGCTCGGGGGCGGCATCGTGCCGGGCTCGGCGATACTCATCGGCGGCGACCCGGGCATAGGCAAATCGACCATACTCCTTCAGGCGATGAGCGCGCTTGCCGGGAAGGGGCTCAAGGTCCTCTATGTTACGGGCGAGGAATCCTCCAGGCAGATAAGGCTAAGGGGCGAGCGCCTCGGGGCCGTAAGCGGGGACCTCTTGGTCTATCCCGAGACATCCCTAGAAAGGATAATCGAGGCGCTTAGGGAGGTAAGGCCCGCCGCCGTTGTGGTGGACTCCGTGCAGACCATCTACTCCGAGGCGCTCGAGTCCTCTCCCGGCAGCGTAAGCCAGGTGCGGGAGATATCGGCCCGGTTGACCTCCGCCGCGAAATCAATGGAAGTCCCGGTCTTTCTTGTCGGGCACGTCACCAAGGAGGGGGCCATAGCGGGCCCCAAGGTCCTCGAGCACATGGTCGACACCGTCCTTTATTTCGAGGGCGAGCGGGGGCATGCCTTCAGGATATTGAGGGCGGTAAAGAACAGGTTCGGCTCCGTGATGGAGATAGGCGTATTCGAGATGAAGGAGGAGGGGCTCCGGGAGGTGTCGAACCCCTCGGAAGTCTTTCTGGCCGAAAGGCCCGAGGGGGCGTCAGGCTCGGCCGTGGTCTCGAGCCTCGAAGGCACGCGGACGATACTCGTGGAGGTGCAGTCGCTCGTCTGCCCGACGCTTTTCGGGATGCCGAGGCGGACGGTCGTGGGAGTGGATTACAACAAGGTCATGCTCCTTGCGGCGGTCCTTGAAAAGAAGGCCGGGGTGCAGCTCGCTAACCACGACATATTCATCAAGGTTGCGGGCGGGCTTAAGCTGGAGGAGCCTGCGGTCGATCTGGGCGTCCTTGCCGCAATAGCCTCCAACTACATGGATACGCCAATCGAGCCGAGCACGGTCATATTCGGGGAAGTCGGCCTCGCCGGAGAGGTGAGGGCCATAAGCCAGGTCGAACCCAGGATACGGGAAGCCGCCAAGCTCGGGTTTAAAAGGTGCATAATGCCCAGGGACAGCCTGAAGGGCCTCAAGGGGCACGGGGATATCGTCCTCGACGGCGTTTCAACGGTGAAAGAGGCCCTGGAGGGGCTCTTCTCTTTACCTGTGGCCCGGAAGGGCCCGATTTGA
- a CDS encoding MEDS domain-containing protein, translated as MGLQKGNNEKELQEAIGRLGLHDHLCLIYETREEQFSSVIPFIRIGLERGERCVYIIGENTVESVLDAMERDGIDTAGALESGALVIAAEREAYLPHGYFDPDLAIRFLKENTDTAIKAGYSALRVTGEMTWALGDYPGADRLIEYEARLNYFLTDERALAICQYNRNRFKPEIILDVIKTHPDVIYGNIVCDNQFYVPPDEFLRPGQQGLEVDRLLGAISSRAKRTAELKRTNALLQREINERRRVEEMARESEEKFRIIADNTYDWEFWLGTDGNYIYVSPSCERISGHSPGEFLADPGLRMRLIHPEDKPAFMEHLHNVEKKEPGEVEYRIFRPDGSIRWVGHACQPIHGRNGEFLGTRGSNRDITESKLSSDALEASERKYKALFDSMLNGFSLHEIILDEDGRPCDYRFLDVNRAFEELTGLRKEDIVGKRVLEVLPETERYWIDIFGEVAINGKAAHFENYSKEFGKYFEVVAYSPFKGVFATVFADITARKTAEEALRRHKEELESLVKDRTAELVSANASLRKEVAVRMGAEDELRKAVDALARSNKDLEQFAYIASHDLQEPLRMVSGFLQLLESRYRGRLDESADMYIHYAVDGAKRMHSLIEDLLHYSRVATRGKSFEPLDCNLVFQKVLQSLAFMIEESGAVIENTPLPVLAADESQIFQLFQNLLSNAIKFRKPGEPPLIRVSAELRDGEWIFSVRDEGIGIDPEYKERIFTLFQRLHGKEYPGSGIGLAVCKRIIERHNGRIWVESAPGKGAEFLFTIPEEIKDEKRKAA; from the coding sequence ATGGGCCTGCAAAAAGGAAATAACGAAAAAGAGCTCCAGGAAGCCATCGGCAGGCTCGGCCTGCACGATCACCTGTGCCTCATCTACGAGACCAGAGAGGAGCAGTTCTCCTCCGTAATCCCGTTCATCCGCATCGGGCTCGAAAGGGGCGAAAGGTGCGTCTACATAATAGGCGAAAACACCGTTGAATCCGTTCTCGATGCAATGGAACGGGACGGGATAGATACTGCCGGCGCCCTTGAATCCGGCGCCCTGGTGATTGCCGCTGAACGCGAGGCTTATCTCCCTCATGGCTATTTCGACCCTGACCTGGCGATCCGGTTCCTCAAGGAAAATACCGACACGGCGATAAAGGCGGGCTACTCCGCCCTGAGGGTGACCGGCGAGATGACCTGGGCACTCGGTGACTACCCCGGCGCGGACCGACTTATCGAGTACGAGGCCAGGCTCAACTATTTCCTGACGGATGAGCGGGCGCTTGCGATCTGCCAGTATAACCGGAACCGCTTCAAGCCCGAGATCATCCTGGATGTCATAAAGACCCACCCTGATGTGATTTACGGCAACATCGTATGCGATAACCAATTTTACGTGCCGCCTGATGAATTCCTTAGGCCGGGTCAGCAAGGGCTGGAGGTCGACAGGCTGCTTGGAGCTATTTCGTCCAGGGCAAAGCGCACTGCTGAGCTTAAAAGGACCAATGCGCTTTTGCAGCGCGAAATAAACGAGCGCAGGCGCGTAGAGGAAATGGCCAGGGAATCCGAGGAAAAGTTCAGGATAATAGCGGACAACACCTATGACTGGGAATTCTGGCTTGGCACGGACGGCAATTACATCTATGTGTCTCCCTCTTGCGAGCGGATATCAGGCCATTCCCCGGGCGAATTCCTGGCCGACCCAGGACTGCGGATGCGCCTTATTCATCCTGAGGACAAGCCCGCCTTCATGGAACACCTGCATAATGTCGAAAAAAAGGAGCCCGGAGAGGTCGAGTACAGGATCTTCCGTCCGGACGGGAGCATACGCTGGGTCGGACACGCGTGCCAGCCGATTCATGGCAGGAACGGGGAATTTCTCGGCACTCGCGGCAGCAACCGCGACATTACCGAAAGCAAGCTTTCCAGCGATGCCCTTGAAGCCAGCGAACGGAAATACAAGGCCCTTTTCGATTCCATGCTGAACGGGTTCTCGCTCCATGAGATCATACTCGACGAGGACGGCAGGCCTTGCGACTATCGCTTTCTTGACGTAAACCGCGCCTTCGAAGAGCTTACCGGGCTTAGGAAAGAGGATATCGTGGGTAAGAGGGTGCTTGAGGTGCTCCCCGAAACCGAGCGTTACTGGATCGACATTTTCGGCGAAGTCGCCATAAACGGCAAGGCCGCCCATTTCGAAAATTACTCCAAGGAATTCGGCAAATACTTTGAAGTGGTCGCCTACAGTCCTTTTAAAGGCGTTTTCGCAACCGTCTTCGCGGACATAACTGCCCGCAAGACTGCCGAGGAAGCCCTGAGGCGGCACAAGGAGGAGCTGGAATCTCTTGTAAAGGACAGGACTGCCGAGCTGGTTTCGGCAAACGCGTCGCTTAGGAAGGAGGTCGCTGTAAGGATGGGGGCAGAAGATGAACTCCGAAAAGCTGTAGACGCCCTGGCTCGCTCCAACAAGGATCTCGAGCAGTTCGCCTACATAGCATCGCACGATCTGCAGGAGCCCCTCCGGATGGTATCTGGCTTTTTACAGCTCCTCGAATCAAGGTACAGGGGCAGGCTCGACGAGAGCGCGGACATGTATATCCATTATGCCGTGGACGGCGCCAAAAGGATGCATTCGCTAATTGAAGACCTTCTGCATTATTCGCGCGTGGCCACGAGGGGAAAATCATTTGAGCCGTTAGACTGCAATCTCGTTTTCCAGAAAGTCCTTCAGAGCCTCGCTTTCATGATAGAAGAGAGCGGGGCGGTAATCGAGAACACCCCACTGCCCGTACTCGCCGCGGACGAATCGCAGATTTTCCAGCTTTTCCAGAACCTGCTCAGCAATGCAATAAAATTCAGGAAACCCGGCGAGCCTCCGCTGATACGAGTTTCCGCCGAGCTTAGAGACGGTGAATGGATATTCTCAGTCCGCGACGAGGGAATCGGGATTGACCCTGAATACAAAGAGCGCATATTCACGCTCTTCCAGCGCCTGCATGGAAAAGAGTACCCCGGCTCTGGGATTGGACTCGCGGTCTGCAAAAGGATCATCGAGCGCCATAACGGCAGGATATGGGTGGAATCGGCGCCGGGCAAAGGGGCCGAATTCCTCTTTACCATCCCGGAGGAGATAAAGGACGAGAAGCGCAAGGCGGCTTGA
- a CDS encoding 6-phosphofructokinase: MNIGILTGGGDCPGLNAVIRSVVKRGLQLGHEFTGIREGWRGLVEPKTVKLTRESVSGLLPLGGTILGTSRTNPLKDPKDAEKLFRNLKELRLDALVCIGGDDTLSVASKLHEKGVNTVGVPKTIDNDLSGTDFTFGFDTAVSIVTWALDRLHSTTEAHQRVMVVEVMGRHAGWIAVYGGMAGGADVILIPEQPFDIDEVCGYVKKRREAGKYFSLIVAAEGAYPKGAGGMITKDKALDAFGHARLGGVGEFLANEIEKRLGVESRYVVLGHLQRGGTPTAYDRVLATRFGVKAVEMVHDGKYGRMVALQGNKVVDVSLKEATAELKTVDLEMLRTAQIFFG, translated from the coding sequence ATGAATATCGGCATACTTACCGGGGGCGGCGACTGCCCCGGGCTTAATGCGGTCATCAGGTCGGTGGTAAAGAGGGGGCTTCAGCTCGGGCACGAGTTCACGGGGATACGCGAGGGCTGGAGGGGGCTCGTCGAGCCGAAGACGGTGAAGCTCACCAGGGAATCGGTCTCGGGCCTGCTGCCGCTCGGCGGGACCATCCTCGGCACATCGCGGACGAACCCACTCAAGGACCCGAAGGACGCGGAGAAGCTCTTCAGGAACCTGAAGGAGCTGAGGCTCGACGCCCTCGTTTGCATAGGGGGCGACGATACCCTGAGCGTTGCCTCGAAGCTCCATGAGAAGGGCGTCAATACGGTCGGCGTGCCGAAGACCATAGACAACGACCTCTCGGGAACCGACTTCACCTTCGGCTTCGATACGGCCGTGAGCATAGTGACATGGGCCCTCGACCGGCTCCATTCGACGACCGAGGCGCACCAGAGGGTGATGGTCGTAGAGGTGATGGGGAGGCACGCCGGGTGGATAGCCGTGTACGGCGGCATGGCCGGCGGCGCGGACGTGATACTCATCCCAGAGCAGCCCTTCGACATAGACGAGGTCTGCGGATACGTCAAAAAGCGCAGGGAGGCAGGCAAATACTTCAGCCTCATAGTGGCCGCAGAGGGCGCCTACCCCAAGGGGGCCGGCGGAATGATAACCAAGGACAAGGCGCTCGATGCATTCGGCCACGCAAGACTGGGCGGGGTCGGGGAGTTCCTCGCAAACGAAATTGAGAAGAGGCTCGGCGTGGAGTCCAGGTATGTGGTCCTCGGCCATCTCCAGAGGGGCGGCACGCCGACCGCCTACGACAGGGTGCTCGCTACCCGCTTCGGCGTGAAGGCAGTCGAGATGGTTCACGACGGCAAGTACGGGAGGATGGTAGCGTTACAGGGGAATAAGGTCGTGGACGTCTCGTTGAAGGAGGCTACCGCCGAGCTCAAGACCGTGGACCTCGAGATGCTCCGGACCGCCCAGATTTTCTTCGGCTGA
- a CDS encoding HAMP domain-containing protein → MNLSIRTKLTLWYTSLLFVSLIAFGAVFSYSLLKIFIYRMDDQISSVANMMTHTIIRPSGEIFLPRDFDIILGRFFGVRTTGNFIQVLDPHGELVAKSSNLDNFKLPLTKGTYHAAMGGATTYEVVRNVGRYPVRVVTKPVMAGDKGLVMIVQVGSSLEGMDEIFHSMAYILISAIFASVIVAAAVGSFLAKKALKPVATITEAARRIKAENLNERIPAAGPQDEIGRLTATMNEMIERLENSFKQIKQFTADASHELKTPLTILKGEMEIALRSKGDTAYMREVLESSLEEIDRMSYIVRNLLDLAKMDVEKGATAEERVSLDRVVAERHDQLKRRALDSGIQLDIIENKPLAVKGDLVRVSQLVFNLIDNAIKYTPRGGNVDLSLREEGGNAVFRVSDTGIGIAREDLPYIFDRFYRVDKVRTRDVHGAGLGLSICKEIALAHGGSIDVESEPGKGSTFIVSLPLAGSA, encoded by the coding sequence ATGAACCTCTCTATCCGCACAAAACTCACGCTCTGGTACACCTCGCTCCTTTTCGTGAGCCTCATAGCCTTCGGCGCGGTCTTCTCGTACTCGCTCCTCAAGATATTCATCTACCGCATGGACGACCAGATAAGCTCGGTCGCCAACATGATGACGCACACCATCATAAGGCCGTCCGGCGAGATATTCCTGCCAAGGGATTTCGACATAATCCTCGGCAGGTTCTTCGGCGTAAGGACGACCGGCAACTTCATACAGGTGCTCGACCCTCACGGCGAGCTGGTCGCAAAGTCCTCAAACCTCGATAATTTCAAGCTCCCGCTTACGAAGGGCACCTACCACGCCGCAATGGGCGGGGCCACGACCTACGAGGTCGTAAGGAATGTCGGCAGGTATCCTGTCCGGGTCGTGACGAAGCCGGTCATGGCCGGGGACAAGGGGCTCGTGATGATTGTGCAGGTGGGGTCCTCCCTCGAGGGAATGGACGAGATATTCCATTCCATGGCGTACATCCTCATCTCCGCCATATTCGCCTCGGTCATCGTTGCGGCGGCAGTGGGTTCGTTCCTCGCGAAGAAGGCGCTTAAGCCGGTTGCGACCATAACCGAGGCCGCAAGGAGGATAAAGGCCGAGAACCTCAATGAGCGCATACCCGCGGCCGGGCCCCAGGACGAGATAGGCAGGCTCACGGCCACCATGAACGAGATGATAGAAAGGCTTGAGAATTCCTTCAAGCAGATAAAGCAGTTCACGGCCGACGCTTCCCATGAGCTCAAGACCCCGCTTACGATATTAAAGGGCGAGATGGAGATAGCGCTACGCTCGAAGGGCGACACCGCCTATATGAGGGAGGTCCTGGAATCGAGTCTCGAGGAGATAGACAGGATGAGCTATATCGTCAGAAACCTCCTCGACCTCGCGAAGATGGACGTTGAAAAGGGGGCCACTGCTGAGGAGAGAGTGAGCCTCGACAGGGTCGTCGCCGAACGGCATGACCAGCTTAAAAGGCGCGCCCTTGACAGCGGGATACAGTTGGATATTATTGAGAATAAGCCGCTCGCCGTTAAAGGCGACCTTGTGAGGGTAAGCCAGCTCGTCTTTAACCTCATCGACAACGCTATAAAGTACACGCCCCGAGGCGGAAACGTAGATCTCTCCTTGAGGGAGGAGGGCGGCAATGCCGTCTTCAGGGTCAGTGACACCGGAATAGGCATCGCCAGGGAGGACCTCCCTTACATCTTCGACAGGTTCTACCGCGTGGACAAGGTCCGGACGCGAGACGTGCACGGGGCCGGGCTGGGCTTGAGCATCTGTAAAGAGATAGCGCTTGCCCACGGCGGCTCTATCGACGTGGAGAGCGAGCCCGGAAAGGGCTCCACCTTCATCGTGAGCCTCCCGCTTGCAGGGTCCGCGTGA
- a CDS encoding tetratricopeptide repeat protein — MKKCSSGAAAIAALVFFLASLFPGVPEDARAGSNKYFTDVGQFNYSRFLMDEGDYDGALRELGRFIENFPGSPLIPEAQFSMAEAYMRAGRYNEAESQWKLYISNFPESPFAIVAEIKMTEAVEKLKRPSPPARPGPVLREKRPGLRAVQVMRFEGMTFAEVDKEMAALKASGIDTVILRVFHNSGDRYYPAASPSGKQGVYFETEHAPVVDDILPRLTELARANGLKVFAWMTTRYADYGIEDDEGLACVSYDLPARAYARCKGLDLFNEAAVERLERIYSDLALNDIDGVLFQDDMVFKHNEGLGPHAAALFRKDFGAELVPEELYARVPGSEAVHYTPLFWKWATWKNRRLLDVAGRLKEAVRKRRPGTAFAINLMYESVTNPPYALAWLSQDLSAALRADFDYFSIMAYHRQMGEELEKTEGEIREMIAKMAEDAIKTVGDPARVLMKLQTVDWKTGGPISDSEVVELIRDMKGKDVSLAVVPYRGDFPFRELSSGRVAALEGDYFGTGSVQ; from the coding sequence TTGAAGAAGTGTTCGAGCGGGGCGGCCGCGATAGCGGCGTTGGTCTTTTTCCTGGCCTCCCTTTTCCCCGGAGTGCCGGAGGATGCCCGTGCGGGCTCAAATAAATACTTTACGGACGTCGGGCAGTTCAACTACTCCAGGTTCCTGATGGACGAGGGAGATTACGACGGCGCCCTGAGGGAGCTCGGAAGGTTCATAGAGAATTTCCCCGGAAGCCCCCTCATTCCAGAGGCGCAGTTCAGCATGGCCGAGGCCTACATGCGGGCTGGCAGGTACAATGAAGCCGAATCCCAGTGGAAGCTTTACATCTCGAATTTCCCGGAAAGCCCTTTCGCGATAGTAGCTGAAATAAAGATGACGGAAGCCGTCGAGAAGCTTAAGCGTCCTTCTCCTCCGGCCCGGCCGGGACCCGTCCTCAGGGAGAAAAGGCCCGGGTTGAGGGCGGTCCAGGTCATGCGTTTCGAGGGCATGACCTTCGCCGAGGTCGATAAGGAGATGGCGGCCCTGAAGGCCTCAGGCATCGATACCGTCATCCTCCGCGTATTCCATAATAGCGGCGACAGGTACTACCCCGCAGCCAGCCCCTCGGGGAAGCAGGGCGTGTACTTCGAAACGGAGCACGCGCCGGTAGTGGATGACATACTCCCCAGGCTTACGGAGCTTGCGCGCGCCAACGGGCTCAAGGTCTTCGCATGGATGACCACCCGGTACGCGGACTACGGGATAGAGGACGACGAGGGGCTCGCGTGCGTGTCATACGACCTCCCGGCGAGGGCCTACGCGAGGTGCAAGGGGCTGGACCTCTTTAACGAGGCGGCCGTCGAGAGGCTCGAAAGGATTTATTCGGACCTTGCGCTTAACGACATAGACGGAGTGCTCTTTCAGGACGACATGGTCTTCAAGCACAACGAGGGGCTCGGGCCGCACGCTGCGGCTTTATTCAGAAAGGACTTCGGCGCAGAGCTCGTCCCTGAGGAGCTCTATGCGCGCGTGCCGGGCTCCGAGGCCGTGCATTACACCCCGCTCTTCTGGAAATGGGCCACGTGGAAGAACAGGCGTCTTCTCGACGTCGCGGGGCGCTTGAAGGAGGCGGTAAGGAAAAGGAGGCCGGGTACAGCATTCGCGATAAACCTGATGTACGAGAGCGTCACGAACCCGCCTTACGCTCTTGCCTGGCTCTCACAGGACTTAAGCGCCGCGCTCAGGGCGGACTTCGATTATTTCTCGATAATGGCATACCACAGGCAGATGGGCGAGGAGCTCGAAAAGACAGAGGGCGAGATACGGGAGATGATAGCGAAGATGGCCGAGGACGCGATCAAAACGGTGGGCGACCCCGCGAGGGTCCTCATGAAACTCCAGACGGTCGACTGGAAGACCGGCGGCCCGATATCGGACAGCGAGGTCGTGGAGCTTATAAGGGACATGAAAGGCAAGGACGTGAGCCTTGCGGTCGTGCCGTACAGGGGGGATTTCCCATTCAGGGAGCTTTCTTCAGGGAGGGTCGCGGCGCTGGAAGGCGATTATTTCGGGACGGGGTCGGTGCAATGA
- a CDS encoding Crp/Fnr family transcriptional regulator, with the protein MKTTLDKESVCALCRCHIRENTLFTGLNERQLEAFKEAVVVNNYKKRGIVFMEGDDCTGIYILRAGRVKLVRSSSTGKEHIIKILNPGDLLGFEVFYNARTYKNTAVSMEDCDLCYIDRHALFKILETEPAIARKLIIALGKELNSAYERISRLGLLNAREKLAHLLYTLATDYGVKEDGAVKLNLTLSRLEIAELLGITQETSIRLLKSFKEEGIIDIRRKEIVINSLSRLKELGE; encoded by the coding sequence ATGAAAACCACGCTGGACAAGGAATCGGTCTGCGCGCTCTGCAGGTGCCATATAAGGGAGAACACCCTTTTCACCGGCTTGAACGAAAGGCAGCTCGAGGCCTTCAAGGAAGCCGTAGTCGTAAACAATTACAAGAAGCGCGGCATAGTCTTCATGGAAGGCGACGACTGCACCGGCATCTACATCCTCAGGGCCGGCAGGGTCAAGCTCGTAAGGTCGTCCTCCACGGGGAAGGAACATATAATCAAGATACTGAACCCCGGAGACCTCCTCGGCTTCGAGGTCTTCTATAACGCGCGCACCTACAAGAACACCGCGGTCTCGATGGAGGACTGCGACCTCTGCTACATCGACCGGCACGCGCTCTTTAAGATCCTGGAGACCGAGCCGGCCATCGCCCGGAAGCTCATCATAGCGCTAGGCAAGGAGCTCAACAGCGCCTACGAGAGGATAAGCCGCCTCGGGCTCCTCAACGCCAGGGAAAAGCTCGCGCACCTCCTCTACACCCTCGCAACCGACTACGGGGTCAAGGAGGACGGGGCCGTCAAGCTGAACCTCACGCTCTCCAGGCTCGAGATAGCGGAGCTCCTCGGCATAACGCAGGAGACGTCGATAAGGCTCCTGAAGAGCTTCAAGGAAGAGGGCATAATCGACATAAGGCGGAAGGAAATTGTCATAAACTCGCTCTCAAGGCTCAAGGAGCTCGGTGAATAG